The Porphyrobacter sp. HT-58-2 genome segment CCACTGGTTCGACCGCACGGGGCTGGTCGACAATGTCGATGGGCATATCAGCTTTCTCGACGTGGTCTATTTCACCATGATCAGCGTCACCACCACCGGCTTTGGCGACATCGCCCCGGTGAGCGACCGTGCGCGTCTGATCGAGGCGGTGATCGTCACCCCGGTGCGCATCGCCATCCTGTTCATCTTCGTGGGCGCGGCCTATGATTTCGTCATCAAGCGCAGCTGGGAGAAATGGCGCATGGCCCGGATTCAGGAACAGCTGACCGATCACGTGGTGGTGTTGGGCTATGGCGTGTCCGGCTCGCAGAGCGTGCGCGAATTGATCGACCGCGGGGTCGATCCACGCGCGATCGTCGTGATCGATCCCTCGGAAGAGCGTCTGACCGAGGCAGAGAAGCTGGGCGTCAACGTGATGGCGGCCGATGCGACACGCGACGAAACCCTGAAAGCGGTGCGGATCGACGCGGCACAAAGCGTGCTGGTCTCGGCCGGGCGTGACGACACCTCGATCCTGATCGTGCTGACCGTGCGCCACCTCGCCCCCAAGGTGCCGATCAGCGTGGTGGTGCGCGCCGAGGATAACGAGTTGCTGGCCCGTCAGGCGGGTGCGGACAATGTTATCAACCCCGTGCGCTTTACCGGACTGTTGCTGGCGGGCTCGGCCAAGGGCGCGCATATTGCCGATTACCTCGCCGACCTCGCCAGTGTCGGCGGGCGGGTGCAGTTGGTCGAGCGGGTGGTCACGCCCGAGGAATGCGGCAAGGCGATCACCGATCTCCAGAGCGGCGGTCAGGGCCTGCGCATCTATCGCAACGGCCGCGCGATCGGCTTCTGGGAAGACGATTGCCAGACCCTTCAGGCCGGCGATGTGCTGGTCGAAATCGTGCCGACGATCACGAACGAGGATGCCTGACCTGACCCGGCGCTACCCGCGGAACCATACGAAGACGCCGCCCATCGCCGCCATGCCGACAAGGAAATGCCCGGCGTCGATCAGAAACAGTGACAGCGGCTTCCTGAGGTAGAGGTAATTGATGCCGATCGCTGGGATCATCACCCCAGCGGCAAAGCCTAGCGCCATCATCATCACCACGTGCGGTGCCGGGTCGGTGCGGGCGATGAGGTGCCACAGCACCATCGCGATCAGCATTTCAAAGGCGAAGGTCAGGGCGAAGATCAGCCCCATGTTGCCCTCTCGCAGCTGGGTGTTGCTGAGACCCGCCGCCCTCTGCCATGGCACTGCGAAGATCACGCCATACCACAGCGCCCCCACGGCAAAGAAAGCCAGTGTGCCTGCCAGCACCGGCCACAGGGCAAAATCACTCATCGACGCGCTCTCCTCGCTTGTCCGCCATCCTAGCGCAAAGCGTGGCCGAGAGGTAGCGCCGCCATGGCGTCAGATGACGTAAGCGAATTCCTCGGCACCCGGTTCGGGCTTGCGGCCGCGCATTTCGGCATCGAGCTGCACCACGGTGCGGCTGGCGGTCTTTACGAAGATGCCCGGAATGATGGCGTGAACCATGCAGGCAAACCCTCCCACCACCATGCGCCAGCCAAAGCTGAAGGCGGTGCGGAAATGCTGGCCATAGGTCTCGCCGATGGATTTCGGGTGTTCAATGAAGAGCTTCGCGATCATGTCCGGCTGATGCCCGAGCTGCCGCCTTCCGGTCAAGCCCGTTGCCGCTCGCGCGTTGTGAGGATATTCTGGCGCAAAGCCCCGCCCTCGTGTAGGGGCGCGCCGCTATGACCACCGCCCCCACCACCAAGCCAACCGTCCTGGCCGAACAGAAGCGCATCGGGATGGTCAGCCTCGGCTGCCCGAAGGCGCTCGTCGATTCCGAGCGTATCCTCACCCGCCTGCGCGCCGATGGCTATGCCTTTGCCGAGGATTACGCGGGCGCGGATGTGGTACTGGTCAACACCTGCGGCTTTCTCGATTCCGCCAAAGAGGAAAGCCTTGCCGCGATCGGGGAGGCCATCGCCGAGAATGGCCGCGTGATCGTCACCGGCTGCATGGGCGAGGAGGCCGACGCGATCCGCGCCGCTCACCCGCAGGTGCTGGCGGTGACGGGCGCGCACCAATACGAACAGGTGGTTGAGGCGGTCCACACCCATGCGCCGCCTTCGCAAGGCCCGTTCATCGACCTCATCCCCCAACCCTCCGACACCGATATCAAGCTGACGCCGCGCCATTACAGCTACCTCAAGATTTCCGAGGGCTGCAATCACTCCTGCGCCTTTTGCATCATCCCCGATCTGCGCGGCAAGCTGGCGAGCCGCCGGGTCGATGCCTGCTTGCGCGAGGCGGAAAAGCTGGTCGCGGCGGGTACCAAGGAGCTGCTCATCATCTCGCAGGACACCAGCGCCTACGGGGTCGATATCCGCCACGAGAGCCGCCAGTGGCACGGCCGCGAGGTGCGCGCCCACATGACCGATCTGGCGCGCGAACTTGGGCAACTGCGCACCGCCGATGGCACCCCGCCGTGGGTGCGCCTGCACTACGTCTACCCCTACCCCCACGTCGATCAGGTCATCCCGCTGATGGCCGAAGGGCTGCTGACGCCCTATCTCGACATCCCCTTCCAGCACGCCTCGCCCAAGGTGCTAAAGCTCATGCGCCGTCCGGCGAACGAGGCCAAGGTGCTCGAACGGCTGAAGACCTGGCGCGACATCTGCCCCGATATCGCGATCCGTTCGTCCTTCGTGGTCGGCTTCCCGGGTGAGACCGAGGAAGACTTCGAATACCTGCTCGAATGGCTCGAAGAGGCCCAGCTTGACCGGGTGGGCGCGTTCCGCTTCGAACCAGTCGAAGGCGCCGCGGCCAATGCCCTGCCCGATCATGTGCCGGAAGCGGTGAAGGAAGAACGCTATGCCCGGATCATGGAAGTGACCGAACGCATCAGCGCGGCCAAGCTCGCTGCCAAGGTTGGCCGCACGCTCCCCGTCATCATCGACGAGGTGGGCGAACCGGACGAGGATGGCGACATCGGCGCAACCGGCCGCAGCCAGGCAGACGCGCCCGAGATCGACGGGGCGGTCTACCTGCGCAATGTCCCCGAAAGCCTCCAGCCGGGCGATATCGTCGAGGCGACCATCGAGGATGCCGACGCGCATGACCTGTTCGGCGTGATTGCACGTTAACCCCGCACCCGATGGCGTCCCCCCGAGGGACGCTGCATGGTTAACCGCTGGCGCAATTCAGGCTAACGCGGCATAATCGCTGCCATGATCCGCAACCTTGCCATCGCCCTTGCTGGCGCCGCCCTGCCTTTTCTGGCCGCCGCGCAGCCCAATGTCGAAGACGCCGCCCGCGCTGCAGAAGTCATCGCCGCGCGTGCGACCGGCGCCTTTGAACGGGTCGATCCCGATACCGAAATGCCGCGGCCGGATGACGAAGCCGCTGCGGTCTATGCCGGGCTGCCTCCGCTGACGCGTGAGCCAGCGCCGCAGATCCGCGCCGCCGATGTCATTGCCGATGAAGCAGCCGCCCCGCGCGGCCCGGCGGTGCGCATGATCGCCAATGAAGTGGTTCAGCCGCTCCCCGCGCCGGCTCCGGCCCCCGTTGCCGCTGCGCCCCCCGCGCCTGCTGCTGTTGCCGTCCGCGCAGCGAGCGATCCTTTCGTGATCAAGTCGATCCTGCCGATCGAAGGCAGCATCCGCTATGGCGACTGGTTCTGGGACGAAAGCGCCGCGCCTGCGACCGGCAAACTGGTGATCACCGTCGATCTCGAAGCGCGCGTCATCAGCGCCTTCCGCGATGGGCATGAGATCGGCACCGCCGTCGCCTTGCTCGGCACGCAGCAGCATCCCACGCCGCTCGGCACCTTCCCGGTGCTGAACAAGTCGCGTCAGCACTTCTCACGCAAATATGGCAATGCGCCGATGCCTCACAGCCTGTGGATCACCAACACCGGCATCGCGATCCACGGATCGCCGGTGATGAACGGCTATGCCAGCCACGGCTGCATCGGGGTGCCGGACGAATTCGCTGCCAAGCTGTTCGCCGCCACCAAGCGCGGCGACAAGGTGATCATCACCCGCGGCAAGATGGTAGGCGTGGGCGACAAGATTCTCTAAGTTTTGGGCCACCTTCGGTGGCGCAGACGCGCCCTCCCTTTGGGAAGGCGGTGTGCATCATGCGTAGCGCGATCGCTAACAGGCTCCCTAATTCACCCGCCCCCGCGCCGGTTCAGGTCGGAAGCGCCACACCCGCATCATCACGCCGACCTTTTCGACCCGCTCCACCCCAGGCACCGCCAGCACTCCGCCCAGCGAAGCATTCTCGCCAGCCCATAGCCGGTCCCACGCCCGCGCGACCTCGGCGCGGCTGACATGGCCGCCCAGTTCGCGGATGATCCGGCCAATCGTCTCGATCGCAATGATGCGCGGGACATTGGCGCAATAGCTGAAGCCCGGCGCGTCGCCTTCCTCGCGCATGACCATCTCATGCCAGTCGAGTTCGGCATACCATTCCAGCGCCTGCCAACCTTCGGCCAGATGCGCCGCGCTGGCGGCGATCTGGACGGGGTCGAGCCAGTCGGCCTCGGCCAGCCTGGCGCGCAGTCGGGCGCGGTCGAAAGCGGGGTTGGTATTCGAGGGATCCTCGACCGGGATGATCCCGACCGCCGCGACCACCTTAGCCAGTTCTGCCTTGCGCCAGCCCAGCAGCGGGCGCAGCAGGGTAACATCGCTGCCATCGATAGTGGAGCGCGCCCGCACCCCAGCAAGCCCAGCCAGCCCGCTCCCCCGGTTCAGGCGCATCAGCAAGGTTTCAGCCTGATCGTCGGCATGATGCGCGGTCGCGACTGCGCCCAGACCCGCCGCCAAAGCCCAATCCGCAACGGCAGCATAGCGGGCCGCACGCGCCTGCGCCTGCATATTGCCCGGGGCCAGCCTGACCGTGATCGGCGTAAAGGGAATATCGCGCGTTGCGGCGATCCGCTCGACCAGTGCGACTTCGTCGGCCGCCTCCGACCGCAATCCGTGGTCAATGCTGCACACAGCAATCCGCCCCGGCATGGCCTGATGCGCCAGCAATAGCAGCGCCAGCGAATCCGCTCCGCCCGAGACTGCAAGGCCGAGCGGCCCGGCACGCTCATCCTCGGGCCAGAGCGCCGCCAGATCGGCGGCAAAGCGATGCGTCAGCTGCACTTCACCTTCGCGCGGTTGGTCTGGTACTCGGTCGCAAGGCGCCCGGAAGCAATCAGCGGATAGGTCTCGGCAAATTCGGCCAACGCAATACAGGCGCGCTTGGTATCCTTCATCGCGATCATCGAAGCGCCGAGATAGAGCAGGCTGTCGGGCGCGCGGTCGGCGTTCTTGTTCGCCTGGTAATTGCGCAGGAACCAGCGCGCGGCTTCCTCGGGCATGTTGTCGTCCAGGAAGGCGCGGCCCAGCAGGTTGCGGCCAAAGCTGATGCGGGCATGATTGGGATATTGCTCGACGAACTTGGTCAGCTGCTGGCGCGCTTCGGGGAAGAAGCCGGCGTTCCAGAGACGGAAGCCATAGGAATATTCGTCATCCCCGGCATCGGCAGTCTGCGGCTTGGTGATGGCCTGCACGGCAGCAAGCCGCGTCGGCGAAGGCGCCGCAACGGCGGGAGCGGCGACAGGTGCGGCAGCCGCGGGGGTGGGTGCAGGCGCAGGTGCAGGCGCGGGCGCTGCCGCAGCCCGTGCGGGGGCGGCGACGGGCAGCGTCGCGGAAGGCTGGATCTTCGGCACATCGCCCGCAGTCCCTGCAACCAACGGCGCATTGGCCGCCGTTTCGATCAGAGTCAGGCGCGCATCGAGCTGCGATAGCGCATTGGCCTGTTCTTCCGAACGGGCAGTCAGCGTCTGCAGCTGCAATTCGAGCGCGTCGAGCCGCACGAGGATGTCGGTCACTGCGGTGGTCGCAGGCGGGCTCACATTCGCCGGGCTGGCGGCGCTTTCGTTGCCGGGGGCGATCTGCGGTTCGAAGAAGCGCCCGTCACCGCCGGGGAAGACCTTGCGCTGCAATGCGCGGATTTCGGCCTCGATCTTGCGGATGCGCGCTTCGGCGGCGCTGTCCTGCGCGAGGGCGGGGGCAAGCGGCACAGTGGCGAGGGTGGTCGCTGCCAGCAGCGCACCGGCGAGCCGGAACGAGAGGCTGCTGGAGGTAAAGGTCCGCAAAGGCGAGGTCATGGCTTGTCAGGCTCCCTGGCAATGGCCGCACCGCAATTGCGCGGCGCACATGAACAGTTGCAGAACCCCTGCCCTGCGGGAGCCTGCAAGTCGAGAGCGATAGACCCCCTAATCAACGGCTAAAAACCCGCGCGGCCCTATCCCGGCGTGTCGGCTGCGGCCGGCGCGGCAAGGGCAGGCTCGCTCGACGGAGGTGGGGCAGGAGACGGGGCCGGTTCCGCCGTGGGCGCGACTGTCGTAGGCGCAACGCGGGCAGCGCGCTGCGCAGGGCGGCGGGCAGGTTCGGTGGTTTGTGCAGGAGCGGTCGCAACAGAGGCAGAGGCAGAGGCAGAAGCCGACAGCGTTGGCGCGGGCCGGGCCAGCAGCGCCGCCGCCGAGACCGGAGCGCCCGCGATCGTCGTCGGCCGTTCGGACAGCCTGGCGACCGGCTTGCCGCCGACCGTGATCGCCAGCGCATCGGGCCGGCCCGTGTTGATGCGCGGATCGGCTGCGGTGGCCGGCACCGCCACGCTCTCACCCGCCTTGAGCGTGCGTTCGGTCAGCCGCGCGCCGCCCTCCTCGTAGAGCCGCAGCCACACCCCTTCTTCAAGCGCGGTCAGCACTACCGCGCCGCCTGTGGCGGCATCGGCAACCGCCGGAGATTGCTCTGCGACCGGCGCAGCTACGGGCGTCTCCGGCTGAGGAGCCGCCAGCGGCTCGGGCTCTGTCCCGGCACCGAAATAGGAATTGTAGAATGCAAAGGCACCAATCGCGAGCAGCAGCGCCGCGGCGGCACCAGCCCAGGCCAGCCCCGCCGAAGGCACCCGCGCCGGATCGCCCGGCTCCATCCCCGAAGACGGCACGGTGCGGCGCATTGATCCATCCGCCAACTCGGCCCGCACCGCATCGGTAATCGCAGTCTCATCAAGCCCGACCGCCTTGGCAAAGGTGCGGGAAAAGCCGATCGCATAGGCGCGGCTGGGCAAGGCTTCGAAATCGCCTGCTTCAATGGCTTCGAG includes the following:
- a CDS encoding potassium channel family protein; protein product: MAGQPSRNPFRRAPRLASQFRPLRRQVKIPVWGDVGLRTGLALGLLLMVILIHWFDRTGLVDNVDGHISFLDVVYFTMISVTTTGFGDIAPVSDRARLIEAVIVTPVRIAILFIFVGAAYDFVIKRSWEKWRMARIQEQLTDHVVVLGYGVSGSQSVRELIDRGVDPRAIVVIDPSEERLTEAEKLGVNVMAADATRDETLKAVRIDAAQSVLVSAGRDDTSILIVLTVRHLAPKVPISVVVRAEDNELLARQAGADNVINPVRFTGLLLAGSAKGAHIADYLADLASVGGRVQLVERVVTPEECGKAITDLQSGGQGLRIYRNGRAIGFWEDDCQTLQAGDVLVEIVPTITNEDA
- a CDS encoding DUF1761 domain-containing protein is translated as MSDFALWPVLAGTLAFFAVGALWYGVIFAVPWQRAAGLSNTQLREGNMGLIFALTFAFEMLIAMVLWHLIARTDPAPHVVMMMALGFAAGVMIPAIGINYLYLRKPLSLFLIDAGHFLVGMAAMGGVFVWFRG
- a CDS encoding DUF6356 family protein, giving the protein MIAKLFIEHPKSIGETYGQHFRTAFSFGWRMVVGGFACMVHAIIPGIFVKTASRTVVQLDAEMRGRKPEPGAEEFAYVI
- the rimO gene encoding 30S ribosomal protein S12 methylthiotransferase RimO gives rise to the protein MTTAPTTKPTVLAEQKRIGMVSLGCPKALVDSERILTRLRADGYAFAEDYAGADVVLVNTCGFLDSAKEESLAAIGEAIAENGRVIVTGCMGEEADAIRAAHPQVLAVTGAHQYEQVVEAVHTHAPPSQGPFIDLIPQPSDTDIKLTPRHYSYLKISEGCNHSCAFCIIPDLRGKLASRRVDACLREAEKLVAAGTKELLIISQDTSAYGVDIRHESRQWHGREVRAHMTDLARELGQLRTADGTPPWVRLHYVYPYPHVDQVIPLMAEGLLTPYLDIPFQHASPKVLKLMRRPANEAKVLERLKTWRDICPDIAIRSSFVVGFPGETEEDFEYLLEWLEEAQLDRVGAFRFEPVEGAAANALPDHVPEAVKEERYARIMEVTERISAAKLAAKVGRTLPVIIDEVGEPDEDGDIGATGRSQADAPEIDGAVYLRNVPESLQPGDIVEATIEDADAHDLFGVIAR
- a CDS encoding L,D-transpeptidase family protein, producing the protein MIRNLAIALAGAALPFLAAAQPNVEDAARAAEVIAARATGAFERVDPDTEMPRPDDEAAAVYAGLPPLTREPAPQIRAADVIADEAAAPRGPAVRMIANEVVQPLPAPAPAPVAAAPPAPAAVAVRAASDPFVIKSILPIEGSIRYGDWFWDESAAPATGKLVITVDLEARVISAFRDGHEIGTAVALLGTQQHPTPLGTFPVLNKSRQHFSRKYGNAPMPHSLWITNTGIAIHGSPVMNGYASHGCIGVPDEFAAKLFAATKRGDKVIITRGKMVGVGDKIL
- the tilS gene encoding tRNA lysidine(34) synthetase TilS, which encodes MQLTHRFAADLAALWPEDERAGPLGLAVSGGADSLALLLLAHQAMPGRIAVCSIDHGLRSEAADEVALVERIAATRDIPFTPITVRLAPGNMQAQARAARYAAVADWALAAGLGAVATAHHADDQAETLLMRLNRGSGLAGLAGVRARSTIDGSDVTLLRPLLGWRKAELAKVVAAVGIIPVEDPSNTNPAFDRARLRARLAEADWLDPVQIAASAAHLAEGWQALEWYAELDWHEMVMREEGDAPGFSYCANVPRIIAIETIGRIIRELGGHVSRAEVARAWDRLWAGENASLGGVLAVPGVERVEKVGVMMRVWRFRPEPARGRVN
- a CDS encoding tetratricopeptide repeat protein, coding for MTSPLRTFTSSSLSFRLAGALLAATTLATVPLAPALAQDSAAEARIRKIEAEIRALQRKVFPGGDGRFFEPQIAPGNESAASPANVSPPATTAVTDILVRLDALELQLQTLTARSEEQANALSQLDARLTLIETAANAPLVAGTAGDVPKIQPSATLPVAAPARAAAAPAPAPAPAPTPAAAAPVAAPAVAAPSPTRLAAVQAITKPQTADAGDDEYSYGFRLWNAGFFPEARQQLTKFVEQYPNHARISFGRNLLGRAFLDDNMPEEAARWFLRNYQANKNADRAPDSLLYLGASMIAMKDTKRACIALAEFAETYPLIASGRLATEYQTNRAKVKCS
- a CDS encoding helix-turn-helix domain-containing protein; its protein translation is MDSEYEDDAGEPREASAAGAGQQLRAAREALRLELAHIAADTRIPLRHLEAIEAGDFEALPSRAYAIGFSRTFAKAVGLDETAITDAVRAELADGSMRRTVPSSGMEPGDPARVPSAGLAWAGAAAALLLAIGAFAFYNSYFGAGTEPEPLAAPQPETPVAAPVAEQSPAVADAATGGAVVLTALEEGVWLRLYEEGGARLTERTLKAGESVAVPATAADPRINTGRPDALAITVGGKPVARLSERPTTIAGAPVSAAALLARPAPTLSASASASASVATAPAQTTEPARRPAQRAARVAPTTVAPTAEPAPSPAPPPSSEPALAAPAAADTPG